The following are encoded in a window of Fusobacterium sp. genomic DNA:
- a CDS encoding toxin-antitoxin system YwqK family antitoxin, with amino-acid sequence MKKSNLLLIIMILCFGIIKLSYSDTKRVEKIENKQLKNNIVYFKNESAPFTGEFRGPGINEEYKSGIKDGFFKGVISDEGKTFIYEGRYVEGIKHGQWIVKYPNGSNRAILRYNYDKPHGQWAYFYETNKIESYENFEDGILSGKVVSYDSKGNVKTQVTYKSGLLDGEAVFFHSPSILDTITVFSYGKLNGSIEMFSTDNIPLVEGTYKNNKREGMWKLFFKTGDIKTTVPYKNGLKDGKVTIFDKGGGIVLLSLFKNGDEIDSKGNIIEKNKPFKDAIVERFKKFNRNLKFEKYDKLLSEL; translated from the coding sequence TTGAAAAAATCGAATCTATTATTGATAATTATGATTTTATGTTTCGGCATAATCAAACTTTCATACTCTGATACTAAACGAGTAGAAAAGATTGAAAATAAGCAGCTAAAAAATAATATCGTCTATTTCAAAAATGAATCTGCCCCTTTTACTGGTGAATTCAGAGGTCCTGGTATCAATGAAGAATATAAATCAGGTATAAAAGATGGGTTTTTTAAAGGCGTTATTTCAGATGAAGGAAAAACCTTCATCTATGAAGGCAGATATGTAGAAGGAATCAAGCATGGACAATGGATTGTGAAATATCCTAATGGAAGCAATAGAGCTATTCTTAGATATAACTATGATAAACCTCATGGTCAATGGGCATATTTCTATGAAACAAATAAAATAGAAAGTTATGAAAATTTTGAAGATGGCATACTTTCAGGAAAAGTTGTAAGTTATGATTCAAAAGGAAATGTAAAAACTCAAGTAACATACAAAAGTGGACTATTGGATGGAGAAGCTGTCTTCTTCCATAGTCCAAGTATACTAGATACTATAACAGTTTTCTCATATGGAAAACTAAATGGTTCAATAGAAATGTTTTCTACTGACAATATCCCTCTTGTAGAGGGAACTTATAAAAATAATAAGAGAGAGGGTATGTGGAAACTTTTCTTTAAAACAGGTGATATAAAAACTACTGTTCCATATAAAAATGGATTAAAAGATGGAAAAGTTACTATTTTTGATAAAGGTGGAGGAATAGTTCTTTTATCTCTATTCAAAAATGGAGATGAGATTGATAGTAAGGGCAATATAATTGAAAAAAACAAGCCTTTTAAAGATGCTATTGTAGAAAGATTTAAAAAATTCAATAGAAATCTAAAATTTGAAAAATATGATAAATTATTATCAGAACTTTGA
- a CDS encoding DUF4402 domain-containing protein: MKKLLLLVGLLVVASSAFAAEIKTEASGKVEIFAQVLTDLNIETEPLNFGILGLDDNKTVNPSQTEAGKFIIKGASNTNISLTIEDTIDANNKFKNGQITAKLLREGGSNGDAYNDRLIPVIKIFDNGNQLNDSALSFNIAATGNLHEVKSKEFKVAGDIATRPEQNTGSYKGAIKVTAKYDSWPAVTPAK, from the coding sequence ATGAAAAAATTATTATTATTAGTGGGATTATTGGTTGTAGCTAGCTCAGCTTTTGCTGCTGAGATTAAAACAGAAGCAAGTGGAAAAGTTGAAATTTTTGCTCAGGTTCTTACTGATTTAAACATTGAGACTGAACCATTAAACTTTGGTATTCTTGGGTTAGATGATAATAAAACTGTAAATCCAAGTCAGACTGAAGCTGGTAAATTTATTATTAAAGGAGCATCAAATACAAATATTTCTTTGACAATAGAAGATACTATTGATGCAAATAATAAATTTAAAAATGGTCAAATTACAGCTAAGTTATTAAGAGAAGGTGGGTCAAATGGTGATGCTTATAATGACCGTTTAATTCCTGTTATAAAAATATTTGATAATGGTAACCAATTAAATGATAGTGCTCTTTCTTTCAATATTGCTGCTACTGGAAATTTACATGAAGTAAAATCAAAAGAATTTAAAGTTGCAGGAGATATTGCAACTAGACCTGAACAAAATACTGGTAGTTATAAAGGAGCTATAAAAGTAACTGCTAAATATGATTCTTGGCCTGCTGTTACTCCTGCTAAATAA
- a CDS encoding adenine deaminase: MKIDLLIKDVKIYNSYLKKFREANVAILNKKILHIDIKKEIEFDAEEIIDGKNQYMIPGLIDIHMHIESSMMTPAPFCHQLAKNGVTTIVAEPHEIANVFGARGIYAMIEAESNIDTSIFYGIPSSVPSTSEELETTGAIIDCEGMKKIAENPKVICIGEVMNYRKVIVDDTLEICKFIEYVKKEKPTYAIEGHCPKLLDLELSKFLYLGINGDHTEHTMEEFKQRFENGMFVEIQAKSIEKELIDYIKENNLYEHFSFVTDDVMADTFLNEGHLNAVMKKAVREGLKIEDAIYSATFTPARRMHLLDRGVLAPGKKADFLFIEDLEKFEIKNTFIDGKEVYNYLEEKKYIPTSYKFPEDFYKSVHVKNIKNEDLKISVQSKEKEVMCRIIEVNDGSTRTKELIRAVPVKDGFLDWENSEYCLIAVFERYGKNGNIGFGLVTGDSIKEGATATTYAHDHHNLMIIGKTVKDMVTAANRIIEIQGGICTVKDGNILNEVKLPVAGILSEKSVEELGKEVEELRNAMKNLGYKHYNPIMSLCTLSLPVSPELKITDKGLIDVTESKVVDIIV, from the coding sequence ATGAAAATAGATTTATTAATCAAAGATGTAAAAATCTACAATTCATATTTAAAAAAATTTAGAGAAGCTAATGTAGCTATTTTAAATAAAAAAATACTTCATATAGATATAAAAAAAGAGATAGAATTTGATGCTGAGGAAATTATAGATGGAAAAAATCAGTATATGATACCTGGATTAATAGATATACATATGCATATAGAAAGTTCTATGATGACACCAGCACCATTTTGTCATCAGCTCGCAAAAAATGGAGTTACAACTATTGTAGCAGAACCTCATGAGATAGCTAATGTTTTTGGAGCTAGAGGAATATATGCTATGATAGAAGCAGAAAGTAATATAGATACAAGTATATTTTATGGAATTCCAAGCAGTGTTCCATCAACTTCAGAAGAATTGGAAACAACAGGAGCAATTATAGATTGTGAAGGAATGAAAAAAATTGCTGAAAATCCAAAGGTCATCTGTATAGGAGAAGTAATGAACTATAGAAAAGTTATAGTTGATGACACTTTAGAAATATGTAAATTTATAGAGTATGTAAAAAAAGAGAAACCAACATATGCTATAGAGGGTCATTGTCCAAAACTTCTTGATCTTGAACTTTCAAAATTTTTATATCTTGGAATAAATGGGGATCATACAGAACATACAATGGAGGAATTTAAACAGAGATTTGAAAATGGTATGTTTGTTGAAATACAAGCAAAGTCCATTGAAAAAGAACTCATAGATTATATTAAGGAAAATAATCTTTATGAGCATTTTTCCTTTGTAACTGATGATGTTATGGCAGATACTTTTCTCAATGAAGGTCATCTTAATGCTGTTATGAAAAAAGCTGTCAGAGAAGGACTTAAAATAGAAGATGCTATATATTCAGCAACTTTTACTCCTGCTAGAAGAATGCATCTTTTGGATAGAGGAGTTCTAGCTCCTGGAAAAAAAGCAGACTTTTTATTTATAGAAGATTTAGAAAAATTTGAGATAAAAAATACTTTTATTGATGGTAAAGAAGTTTATAATTATTTAGAAGAAAAAAAATATATTCCAACTTCTTACAAATTTCCAGAAGATTTTTATAAAAGTGTTCATGTAAAAAATATTAAAAATGAAGATTTAAAGATTTCAGTACAAAGCAAAGAGAAAGAAGTTATGTGCAGAATTATAGAAGTAAATGATGGAAGTACAAGAACTAAAGAACTTATCAGAGCTGTTCCTGTGAAAGATGGGTTTCTTGATTGGGAAAATAGTGAATATTGCTTAATAGCTGTTTTTGAAAGATATGGTAAAAATGGAAATATAGGTTTTGGTTTGGTAACAGGAGATTCTATAAAAGAAGGAGCAACAGCTACTACTTATGCTCATGATCATCATAACTTGATGATAATAGGAAAAACTGTCAAAGATATGGTGACAGCTGCTAACAGAATAATTGAAATTCAGGGCGGAATTTGTACTGTGAAAGATGGAAATATTTTAAATGAAGTGAAATTACCAGTAGCTGGAATATTATCTGAAAAAAGTGTAGAAGAATTAGGAAAAGAAGTAGAAGAACTAAGAAATGCCATGAAGAATCTTGGCTATAAGCATTATAATCCTATAATGTCTCTTTGTACTTTATCTCTTCCAGTGTCACCAGAATTAAAGATAACTGATAAAGGACTTATTGATGTAACAGAGTCAAAAGTTGTAGATATTATAGTATAA
- a CDS encoding fimbria/pilus periplasmic chaperone translates to MKKIFTFLMIFTIGTAIYALNFSVAPTSFQVELKKPVTQEVYIINNTPAPLRIETYLEAAESFDNFSLNNNITVFPKMISIKPGSKQTIRFRVKPEAAMKDGEYKSLLVFKEVPQEIKTIVINDKDNKGLSTEVSFITEVAIGVSGIIGKTIVDGTIENIKISYSGKILSIEADTISKGNTAMKINYILENESGKIIAEGRFGTSARTGEKNLSITIETPELNSKKIKLILKNQNDEILYTKINSL, encoded by the coding sequence GTGAAAAAAATATTTACATTTTTAATGATTTTCACCATTGGAACAGCTATATATGCTCTTAATTTTTCTGTAGCTCCTACAAGTTTCCAAGTTGAACTTAAAAAGCCTGTAACTCAGGAAGTGTATATTATCAATAATACTCCTGCACCTTTAAGAATAGAAACATATCTGGAAGCTGCAGAATCTTTTGACAATTTTAGCTTAAATAACAATATAACTGTATTTCCAAAAATGATATCCATAAAACCTGGTTCCAAACAAACTATAAGATTCAGAGTAAAACCTGAAGCAGCAATGAAAGATGGAGAATATAAAAGTTTATTGGTATTCAAGGAAGTTCCACAGGAAATAAAAACAATAGTTATAAATGACAAAGATAATAAAGGACTATCAACTGAAGTTAGTTTTATCACAGAAGTAGCCATAGGAGTTTCTGGAATAATAGGAAAAACTATAGTTGATGGTACAATAGAAAATATAAAAATATCATATTCTGGAAAAATTCTTTCTATAGAAGCTGATACAATTTCTAAAGGTAATACAGCTATGAAAATAAACTATATCTTAGAAAATGAAAGTGGAAAAATTATTGCTGAAGGAAGGTTTGGAACAAGTGCAAGAACTGGAGAAAAAAATCTTTCTATTACTATAGAAACTCCTGAATTAAATAGTAAAAAAATAAAACTTATATTAAAAAATCAAAATGATGAAATTCTTTATACTAAAATAAATTCTTTATAA
- a CDS encoding NCS2 family permease, with product MDFLEKQFKLKEHGTDVKTEILAGVTTFATMAYVLATVPSMMGAAGFSKAAVLTMVIILCAVTSTAMGLVTNRPFVLGPGLGSVGVYAITMIVGEEMSPAVASGVIFWEGILFVIISFVGLRDIIVKLIPLSIKISISAGIGLFISLLGFKNAGIIVANAKKNVLGFGDLTSPAAILAVIGLIILLVLEIRKINGGVILAIILTTIIGIPLGVTKIPTTIFAAPGSISEMAFNIDIIGALNIKYIPFLFALFIPDFFSTFGTVIGVGAKAGLLDKNGNLPGIEKCFYVDSISTVLGSFFCMPCMTTYLESASGVEAGGKTGLTSLSTSAVFLLMFLITPLALMIPAAATAPTLMLIGVKMLSGMRNINYDDATECIPAFLSVALTIFTFNVANGISAAIIVYVILKVASGRSKEVPTTMYPFAAVLCYYFYTLTI from the coding sequence ATGGATTTTTTAGAGAAGCAGTTTAAGCTGAAAGAACATGGAACAGATGTAAAAACTGAAATATTAGCTGGAGTAACAACTTTTGCTACAATGGCATATGTACTTGCAACTGTACCATCTATGATGGGAGCTGCAGGATTTAGCAAAGCAGCAGTTCTTACTATGGTTATAATTTTATGTGCTGTGACATCTACTGCAATGGGACTTGTTACTAATAGACCTTTTGTACTTGGACCTGGACTTGGAAGTGTAGGGGTATATGCTATTACAATGATAGTTGGAGAAGAAATGTCTCCAGCAGTTGCTTCAGGAGTTATTTTCTGGGAGGGAATACTTTTTGTTATTATTTCTTTTGTAGGACTTAGAGATATCATTGTAAAACTTATTCCATTAAGTATAAAAATATCTATCAGTGCAGGGATAGGATTATTTATATCTTTGCTTGGATTTAAAAATGCTGGAATAATAGTTGCAAATGCAAAGAAAAATGTACTTGGATTTGGAGATCTTACAAGTCCAGCAGCAATTCTTGCAGTAATAGGTCTTATTATACTTTTAGTTCTTGAAATAAGAAAAATAAATGGAGGAGTAATTCTTGCTATTATACTTACTACTATTATAGGAATTCCTTTAGGAGTTACAAAAATACCAACTACTATTTTTGCAGCACCAGGAAGTATTTCAGAAATGGCATTTAATATTGATATAATAGGAGCACTAAATATAAAATATATTCCATTTCTATTTGCTCTTTTTATACCTGATTTTTTCTCTACTTTTGGGACTGTTATAGGTGTAGGAGCAAAAGCAGGGCTTTTAGATAAAAATGGAAATTTACCTGGGATTGAAAAATGTTTTTATGTAGACTCAATATCTACCGTATTGGGAAGCTTTTTCTGTATGCCTTGTATGACTACGTATTTAGAGTCAGCAAGTGGAGTAGAAGCAGGAGGAAAAACTGGACTGACTTCTTTATCTACATCAGCAGTATTTTTACTTATGTTCCTTATTACACCTTTGGCACTTATGATACCAGCAGCAGCTACAGCTCCTACATTGATGCTTATTGGAGTAAAAATGCTGAGTGGAATGAGAAATATAAATTATGATGATGCTACAGAATGTATTCCAGCGTTTTTATCAGTAGCTTTAACAATATTTACATTTAATGTTGCAAATGGAATATCAGCAGCAATAATAGTTTATGTGATATTAAAAGTAGCAAGTGGAAGAAGCAAAGAAGTGCCAACAACTATGTATCCATTTGCAGCAGTTCTTTGTTACTACTTCTATACATTGACAATATAG
- a CDS encoding ABC transporter substrate-binding protein, giving the protein MRKYLLLLIFNFSLIFSFSSTTNDVENIFADEYGYQNEKTSEIPETLNILQGIRVSSIDPAMIKDNYSKRSIPLMYNTLFTFNDNGEVNPYLVKNYKWLNEKELSIELKTGIKFHDKSILTAKDVRDSLEYLRKNGRLKNFYSEITDIKVLSNKELVIKIAEKDSLFLASLTYEISSIAKRTEKGIIGTGPFYTKSFNGKTLKLVNFPDYFAGPSSIKRITIGEEVNETQRLIALFNDKANIALDVTEKALKSAKEYGIIEESVFVEKSEETESSVLIFGKQKNYSIESRRAIESAVQRTADSFFPSKMFTPRLSKVNIDYSNSKAKKNIDKAGLKNKEVNIMVLNTNSSMERAENIKVSLENSGMKVNILPHQVDSYYIKFQNKDFDLAVFDISFNKNYTVFNLGKVLLYDIGDMEMYNALQPFLKIIKEEKDKEKRDQVFDKIVQLIYKELPYISISHGNTLVVGAEKYKYIKR; this is encoded by the coding sequence TTGAGAAAATATTTATTATTATTGATATTTAATTTTTCTTTGATCTTTAGCTTTAGCAGTACTACAAACGATGTAGAAAATATTTTTGCTGATGAATATGGATATCAAAATGAAAAAACTAGCGAGATTCCTGAAACTTTGAATATTCTCCAAGGAATAAGAGTTTCAAGCATTGATCCTGCCATGATAAAAGATAATTATTCTAAAAGGTCTATTCCTTTAATGTATAATACTCTTTTTACTTTTAATGATAATGGAGAGGTAAATCCTTATCTTGTTAAAAATTATAAATGGCTGAATGAAAAAGAACTCTCTATAGAATTGAAAACTGGTATAAAATTTCATGACAAAAGTATTCTTACTGCCAAAGATGTTAGAGATTCATTAGAATATCTAAGAAAAAACGGAAGATTAAAAAACTTCTATTCTGAAATCACAGATATAAAAGTTTTAAGCAACAAAGAATTGGTAATAAAGATTGCTGAGAAAGACAGCTTATTCTTAGCATCATTAACTTATGAAATTAGTTCTATTGCTAAAAGAACTGAAAAAGGAATAATTGGTACTGGACCTTTTTATACAAAAAGCTTTAATGGAAAAACACTAAAACTAGTAAATTTCCCTGATTATTTTGCTGGTCCTTCTAGTATAAAAAGAATAACTATTGGAGAAGAAGTTAATGAAACCCAAAGACTTATCGCTTTATTTAATGATAAAGCCAATATTGCTTTAGATGTAACAGAAAAAGCACTGAAAAGTGCAAAAGAATATGGAATAATTGAGGAAAGTGTTTTTGTTGAAAAAAGTGAAGAAACAGAAAGTTCTGTACTCATATTTGGAAAACAAAAAAATTATTCTATTGAAAGCAGAAGAGCTATTGAAAGTGCTGTGCAAAGGACTGCAGATTCTTTCTTCCCTAGCAAAATGTTTACTCCTAGACTTTCTAAAGTAAATATTGATTACAGTAATTCAAAAGCTAAGAAAAATATAGATAAAGCAGGTTTGAAAAACAAAGAAGTAAATATTATGGTACTTAATACAAACAGCAGTATGGAGCGAGCTGAAAATATAAAAGTCTCTCTTGAAAATTCTGGAATGAAAGTAAATATTCTGCCTCATCAGGTAGATTCATACTATATTAAATTCCAAAACAAAGATTTTGATCTTGCTGTATTTGATATATCATTTAATAAAAACTATACTGTATTCAACTTAGGAAAGGTTCTTCTTTATGATATAGGAGATATGGAAATGTATAATGCTTTACAGCCATTCCTTAAAATTATAAAAGAAGAAAAAGATAAGGAGAAAAGGGATCAGGTATTTGATAAAATAGTTCAGCTCATATATAAAGAGCTTCCATATATTTCTATTTCTCATGGAAACACTCTTGTAGTGGGAGCCGAAAAATATAAATATATAAAAAGATAA
- a CDS encoding antitoxin encodes MDNIIMTVGTSLVENYIANNPKKENITKEDILEYYEKENIEDFRDRRYGAEIIALENLTEKKIFSGKRIFLIIHDTVNGKLAGEVLEEFILKKNIAKVVEKRIIHNLNKRNHKEFKTIGLKGLTEEISNIVNKIGNSLNICVCTVGGYKAEIFLVGLMAQLLHLKSYFMFDEFNEVTEISPLPMKIDYDFYLENKEFFKLLDKKQKVKESEIKEILNGNPHLKNFIEFDEENGEKYAEFSAMGEFYMKRMTSTSNLPLSTSKYSPADKEMEGSIQITEELENIANSLKSSPYVEKLKVVYYNPDRNIAFSKFSLAQNYHEQMIVSLEYKCKKGVAGIDLYTVSGTEKVMKSLLAYFNENFLD; translated from the coding sequence ATGGATAACATTATTATGACTGTTGGGACCAGTCTCGTAGAAAATTATATAGCCAACAATCCCAAAAAAGAAAATATAACTAAAGAGGATATACTTGAGTATTACGAAAAAGAAAATATAGAAGATTTTAGAGATAGAAGATACGGAGCTGAGATAATAGCACTTGAAAATCTTACAGAGAAAAAAATATTTTCTGGAAAAAGAATATTTTTAATAATTCATGATACTGTAAATGGAAAGTTGGCTGGAGAAGTTCTTGAAGAATTTATACTTAAAAAAAATATAGCAAAAGTTGTAGAGAAAAGAATTATTCATAACTTAAACAAAAGAAATCATAAGGAATTTAAAACTATTGGACTTAAAGGACTTACAGAAGAGATAAGCAATATAGTTAATAAGATAGGAAACAGCTTAAATATATGTGTGTGTACAGTAGGAGGATATAAAGCTGAGATATTTCTTGTAGGACTCATGGCACAGCTTTTACACTTAAAGTCATATTTTATGTTTGATGAATTCAATGAAGTAACAGAAATATCACCTTTACCAATGAAGATAGATTACGATTTTTATTTAGAAAATAAAGAATTCTTTAAATTGTTAGACAAGAAACAAAAAGTTAAGGAATCTGAAATAAAAGAGATTCTCAATGGAAATCCTCATTTAAAAAATTTTATAGAATTTGATGAAGAAAATGGAGAGAAATATGCTGAATTTTCTGCAATGGGAGAATTCTATATGAAAAGAATGACATCAACAAGTAATCTTCCTTTAAGTACAAGCAAATATTCGCCAGCAGATAAAGAAATGGAAGGAAGTATACAAATAACAGAGGAATTAGAAAATATAGCTAATTCATTAAAATCTTCTCCATATGTAGAAAAACTAAAAGTTGTATACTATAACCCTGATAGAAATATAGCATTTTCTAAATTTTCACTAGCTCAAAATTACCATGAACAGATGATAGTGAGTTTAGAGTATAAGTGTAAAAAAGGAGTTGCAGGAATAGATTTGTATACAGTAAGTGGAACAGAAAAAGTTATGAAATCATTACTTGCTTATTTTAATGAAAATTTTTTAGATTAA
- a CDS encoding molecular chaperone: MKKLSFIIFLFILSIVSYSLNFSVMPTGFVVDLDKVSTQEVYITNNTSAPLRLEAYFQSDANFGENFNLNSNSVIFPKIIAIKPGAKQTIRFRTKPNSDMKDGEYKSYLTFKEIPQEIKSIPGEDSSNKTAMSTNLQMITEISISVFGQRGKQISKGALNNLKLNYIGDSLIATAETFSDGNASIKFYYSLKILNSDTELEGMLGMSSREGKKMINISIDPGMNLKGKKIKFIVTDQDGKIYYDKVHTL; this comes from the coding sequence ATGAAAAAACTATCTTTTATTATCTTTTTATTCATACTTTCAATAGTTTCTTATTCTCTTAATTTTTCCGTTATGCCCACAGGATTTGTTGTAGATTTAGATAAAGTTTCTACTCAAGAAGTCTATATTACCAATAATACATCTGCACCACTTAGATTAGAAGCATATTTTCAGAGTGATGCTAATTTTGGAGAAAATTTTAATCTTAATTCTAATTCTGTAATTTTCCCTAAAATAATTGCTATAAAACCTGGTGCTAAACAAACTATTAGATTTAGAACCAAACCTAATAGTGATATGAAAGATGGTGAATACAAAAGTTACCTTACTTTTAAAGAAATTCCTCAAGAAATAAAAAGTATTCCTGGTGAAGATAGCAGCAATAAAACTGCAATGTCAACTAATTTACAAATGATTACTGAAATTAGTATCAGCGTTTTTGGACAAAGAGGAAAGCAGATATCAAAAGGAGCTTTAAATAATTTAAAGCTAAATTATATTGGAGACTCATTAATTGCCACTGCTGAAACTTTTTCTGATGGAAATGCTTCTATAAAATTCTATTACAGTTTAAAAATTTTAAATTCTGATACTGAATTAGAAGGAATGCTTGGAATGTCTTCAAGAGAAGGTAAAAAAATGATAAATATATCAATAGACCCTGGAATGAATTTAAAAGGAAAAAAAATAAAATTTATTGTAACTGATCAAGATGGAAAAATATATTATGATAAAGTCCATACTTTATAA
- a CDS encoding HD domain-containing phosphohydrolase, which translates to MKKLITIFFILFSSFVFAKDSLTIKIPLNLTDMYLYKNLETGKYEGVYAEVFEKINTEKLNSKYDLDYKLENENPEVMIRVVDSYQDENYNYIPTPITYRVAVLVKNNSNIRKVSDLNGLKIAYIPNSRGLAEFEERFSNVVFEKVSAPNEDKGLEYLENGEADAFIAVDWAESNSVESHIRMIESLQYREQIAVREDKTEIYNAVKTYITSLPPSNFTDIIKTNRINYYTYLLKDTPNQYIIKNKFKEIKVQLPNSKYILPLFYEKDGRYKGLLPEMLKDLETIIGVPFKITKDNGDINAYIIKNQKKMDKYIFSTPYYSSDIGIANKKLDSYRASISDLDNKKVLVVENSYFSEYLPQVTKDITIVPVKSVQEGLKKLAAGNGDYFVGFSSVIRGAITNEFLDDEVKIAGTINEDMSISLGVKKNEEELSQLINTVMKSFALDKTLTDPEANKNILVEKNYKLMMKVAVPTVMFIIILIVVLIKSEKNRKRAEVLSNVLVETLEMINQLDQEEAGDHAKRLSLYSELLAEKSNLDKKLVSEIKKFAILHDLGKVIVPNEILNKPGKLTTEEFDKVKEHAIVGHKLAEKLGLGKAAENLVKFHHEKWNGLGYPMGLKEKEIPVEGRIVALADTYDTLRQDKAYRPGFSHEKAIKIIIAESGVSFDPELVSIFLANSDLFKKIYEENTKSIYLADEIYSAIKNK; encoded by the coding sequence ATGAAAAAACTAATTACAATCTTCTTTATACTTTTTAGTTCTTTTGTCTTTGCAAAAGATTCTTTAACTATAAAGATACCTCTCAATCTTACAGATATGTATCTGTATAAAAATTTAGAAACTGGAAAGTATGAAGGTGTTTATGCAGAAGTATTTGAAAAAATTAACACTGAAAAATTAAACTCTAAATATGATCTGGATTATAAACTGGAAAATGAAAATCCTGAAGTAATGATAAGAGTTGTTGATTCTTATCAAGATGAAAATTATAATTATATCCCTACACCTATTACATACAGAGTAGCTGTTCTAGTAAAAAATAACAGCAATATTAGAAAAGTAAGTGATTTAAATGGATTAAAAATTGCTTATATTCCTAATTCTCGTGGTCTTGCAGAATTTGAAGAAAGATTTTCAAATGTAGTATTTGAAAAAGTTAGTGCTCCAAATGAAGATAAAGGGCTGGAATATCTGGAAAATGGAGAAGCTGATGCCTTTATTGCTGTAGATTGGGCTGAAAGCAACTCTGTTGAAAGTCATATCAGAATGATAGAATCTCTTCAATACAGAGAACAAATAGCCGTAAGAGAAGATAAAACTGAAATATATAATGCTGTAAAAACTTACATAACTTCTCTACCTCCTTCTAACTTTACAGATATTATAAAAACAAACAGAATAAACTATTATACTTACCTTTTAAAAGATACCCCTAATCAGTATATTATAAAAAATAAATTTAAAGAAATAAAAGTTCAGCTTCCTAATTCAAAATATATTCTTCCACTTTTTTATGAAAAAGATGGAAGATATAAAGGACTTCTTCCTGAGATGTTAAAAGATTTGGAAACTATTATTGGAGTTCCATTTAAAATAACTAAAGATAACGGAGATATAAATGCTTACATTATAAAAAATCAGAAAAAAATGGATAAATATATATTCAGTACTCCGTATTATTCAAGTGACATAGGTATAGCAAATAAAAAACTTGATTCATATAGAGCAAGTATAAGTGATTTAGACAATAAAAAAGTCCTTGTTGTTGAGAATAGTTATTTTTCTGAATATCTTCCTCAAGTAACTAAAGATATTACTATAGTTCCTGTTAAGTCTGTTCAAGAAGGACTTAAAAAATTGGCTGCAGGAAATGGAGATTATTTTGTAGGATTTTCAAGTGTCATCAGAGGAGCTATAACTAATGAATTCCTTGATGATGAAGTTAAAATAGCTGGAACTATAAACGAAGATATGTCTATAAGTCTTGGAGTAAAGAAAAACGAAGAGGAATTAAGCCAGCTTATAAATACTGTAATGAAAAGTTTTGCTTTAGACAAAACTCTTACTGACCCAGAAGCTAATAAAAATATACTTGTAGAAAAGAACTACAAATTAATGATGAAAGTGGCTGTTCCTACAGTAATGTTTATTATTATCTTAATAGTTGTTCTTATCAAATCTGAAAAAAATAGAAAAAGAGCAGAAGTATTAAGTAATGTTCTGGTAGAAACACTGGAAATGATAAATCAACTGGATCAAGAAGAAGCTGGAGATCATGCTAAAAGATTATCTCTATATTCTGAACTTCTTGCTGAAAAATCTAACTTGGATAAAAAACTTGTATCTGAAATCAAAAAATTTGCTATTCTGCATGATTTAGGTAAAGTTATTGTTCCAAATGAAATACTTAATAAACCTGGAAAATTAACTACAGAAGAATTTGACAAAGTAAAGGAACACGCTATTGTAGGACATAAACTTGCTGAAAAATTAGGTCTTGGAAAAGCAGCTGAAAATCTTGTTAAGTTCCACCATGAAAAATGGAATGGTTTGGGATATCCAATGGGATTAAAAGAAAAAGAAATTCCAGTTGAAGGAAGAATTGTTGCATTAGCAGATACTTATGATACTTTAAGACAAGATAAAGCCTACAGACCTGGGTTCTCTCATGAAAAAGCTATAAAAATTATAATTGCTGAAAGTGGTGTCAGTTTTGATCCTGAATTAGTAAGTATTTTCTTAGCAAATAGTGACCTATTTAAAAAGATTTATGAGGAAAATACTAAATCTATATACCTAGCTGATGAAATCTACTCAGCTATAAAAAATAAATAA